From Variovorax sp. J2L1-78, the proteins below share one genomic window:
- a CDS encoding alpha/beta fold hydrolase: protein MTLPPVVFSHGNSFPASTYRVMLDSLRSRGLDVHAIEKFGHDPKYPVTNNWPHLVEQLADFTRGLVKQAGQPAFLVGHSLGGFLSLMCAARHPMLARGVVMIDSPLVGGWRANTLGLVKRTPLLKSVSPGSVSRKRRTAWDDREAAFEHFRAKRAFARWDERVLRDYVDYGMRASPGALTLSFDRDVETAIYDTLPNNLAPLLRANPLHCRVAFIGGRQSVEMRRVGLAMTERVTRGRMSMLDGTHLFPMEKPIATAAAVEAALRNLL from the coding sequence GTGACGCTGCCGCCTGTCGTCTTCTCGCACGGGAACAGCTTTCCGGCGAGCACCTACCGCGTCATGCTCGACAGCCTGCGCAGCCGCGGGCTCGACGTGCACGCCATCGAGAAGTTCGGGCACGACCCGAAGTACCCCGTCACCAACAACTGGCCGCACTTGGTCGAGCAACTCGCCGACTTCACGCGCGGCCTGGTGAAGCAGGCCGGTCAGCCGGCCTTCCTGGTGGGTCATTCGCTCGGCGGCTTTCTCAGCCTGATGTGCGCCGCACGCCATCCGATGCTCGCGCGCGGCGTCGTGATGATCGACTCGCCGCTGGTCGGCGGCTGGCGCGCCAACACGCTGGGCCTGGTCAAGCGCACGCCGCTCCTGAAGTCCGTGTCGCCGGGCTCGGTGAGCCGCAAGCGGCGCACCGCCTGGGACGACCGCGAGGCGGCCTTCGAGCATTTCCGCGCCAAGCGCGCCTTCGCGCGCTGGGACGAACGGGTGCTGCGCGACTACGTGGACTACGGCATGCGCGCATCGCCGGGTGCCCTGACGCTCAGCTTCGACCGCGACGTGGAGACCGCCATCTACGACACCCTGCCGAACAACCTCGCCCCTCTGCTGCGCGCCAACCCCCTGCACTGCCGTGTCGCCTTCATCGGCGGACGCCAGTCGGTCGAGATGCGCCGCGTCGGCCTCGCGATGACCGAGCGCGTGACGCGCGGGCGCATGTCGATGCTCGACGGGACGCACCTGTTCCCGATGGAAAAGCCGATCGCGACGGCGGCGGCGGTGGAAGCGGCGCTGCGCAATCTGCTGTGA
- a CDS encoding aspartate/glutamate racemase family protein, protein MTRIALIHALTHSVEPINAAFARDWPEALRMNLLDDSLSADLARNAQGSGQGLDAAMHERFHRLAQYAVDTGAEGILFTCSAFGPCIEAVARRHAAMPVLKPNEAMIAEAAAGSGTLGLISTFAPTLASMPPEFPASIALETALAEGALDALNRGDGATHDALIAAQAVALKARGCQRIALAQFSMARARAACEAATGLPVLTTVDSAVRALRMRLA, encoded by the coding sequence ATGACCCGCATTGCCCTGATCCACGCACTCACCCATTCCGTCGAACCGATCAACGCCGCCTTCGCGCGCGACTGGCCTGAAGCCCTGCGCATGAATTTGCTGGACGACAGCCTGTCGGCCGACCTCGCGCGGAACGCGCAGGGGTCGGGTCAGGGGCTGGACGCGGCGATGCACGAGCGCTTCCATCGGCTCGCGCAGTACGCGGTCGACACCGGTGCCGAGGGCATCCTCTTCACCTGCTCGGCCTTCGGGCCGTGCATCGAGGCGGTGGCGCGGCGCCATGCGGCGATGCCGGTGCTCAAGCCCAACGAGGCCATGATCGCCGAGGCAGCCGCAGGGAGTGGCACGCTGGGCCTGATCTCCACCTTCGCGCCGACGCTGGCATCGATGCCGCCCGAATTCCCGGCGAGCATCGCGCTCGAGACCGCGTTGGCCGAAGGCGCACTCGACGCGCTCAACCGCGGCGACGGCGCCACGCACGACGCGCTGATCGCCGCGCAGGCCGTGGCCTTGAAGGCGCGCGGCTGCCAGCGCATCGCACTGGCCCAGTTCAGCATGGCGCGCGCACGGGCGGCCTGCGAGGCGGCGACCGGCCTGCCGGTGCTCACCACGGTCGACAGCGCCGTGCGCGCATTGCGCATGCGGCTGGCATAG
- a CDS encoding efflux RND transporter permease subunit — protein MSPSRPFIERPVATGLLMLAIVLAGLVGLRFLPLAALPQVDYPTIQVQTLYPGGSPEVMSRTVTAPLERQFGQMSGLNRMSSTSAAGVSIVMLQFDLTETLDVAEQQVQAAINAGGSFLPADLPAPPVYAKVNPADSPILTLAISSETMPLTEVQNLVNTRLAQKMSQVTGVGLVTLSGGQRPAVRIQADTNALASVGIGLDTLRSAITAANANSAKGSFDGPKRSYTINANDQLVTAADYKNLIVAWKNGAPVRMTDVARVVDGAENTQLGAWAALKGDEANAEGTLRPAVILNVQRQPGANVIATVDAIRKQLPELQASLPGAVRVEILSDRTTGIRASVHHVQLELILAVVLVVLVIFFFLHNVRATIIASIAVPISLIGSCGLMYLLGYSLNNLSLMALTIATGFVVDDAIVMIENIARYLEEGEKPFAAALKGATQIGFTIISLTVSLIAVLIPLLFMSDVVGRLFREFAVTLAITILISAVVSLTLVPMMSARWLKPEAEQGGRFGHAVQRFFDRVIARYDIWLQWVLRHQPLTLIVAVATMALTVLLYVAIPKGLFPTQDTGQLKGRIEASQDVSYLRMAEIQQAAANAILRDPDVRSVSSVVGVDAANNTTLNTGSVLVNLREGRGDQQAIMTRLRERVSHDVAGAKLYLQPTQDLTIDAETGPTEFRVSLEGVDTAAVNGWAKKLVDRLAKEPLVRNATTDAGAQGLAAYVDIDRNTASRLSVTASSVDDALYSAFGQRIVSTIFTETNQYRVILEAQREGLSSIQGLGTLQLRTGGGTATPLSSFATVREQLAPLQVTRVAQYPAATVGFDTAPGVALGKSVSAIRAAAQEIGLPSSITMNFLGAAGAYEKSLSNQLWLILAAVICVYIVLGVLYESYVHPLTILSTLPSAGVGALLALMVTGNDLGVIGIIGIILLIGIVKKNAIMMIDFAIDAERRQGKSPQEAIHQAALLRFRPILMTTLAALFAAVPLMLGWGEGAELRRPLGLAIFGGLVLSQMLTLFTTPVIYLAFDRVGRRFSRRREADDPEAATEAP, from the coding sequence GTGAGCCCCTCCCGTCCCTTCATCGAGCGCCCGGTCGCCACCGGGCTGTTGATGCTCGCCATCGTGCTGGCCGGCCTGGTCGGCCTGCGCTTCCTGCCGCTGGCAGCGCTGCCGCAGGTCGACTACCCGACCATCCAGGTGCAGACGCTCTACCCGGGCGGCAGCCCCGAGGTGATGAGCCGCACCGTCACCGCGCCGCTGGAGCGCCAGTTCGGCCAGATGTCCGGGCTCAACCGCATGAGCTCGACCAGCGCGGCCGGCGTGTCGATCGTCATGCTGCAGTTCGACCTGACCGAGACGCTGGACGTGGCCGAGCAACAGGTGCAGGCCGCCATCAACGCGGGCGGCTCCTTCCTGCCGGCCGACCTGCCGGCGCCGCCCGTCTACGCCAAGGTGAACCCGGCCGATTCGCCGATCCTCACGCTGGCGATCAGTTCCGAGACGATGCCGTTGACCGAGGTGCAGAACCTGGTGAACACGCGGCTCGCGCAGAAGATGAGCCAGGTCACCGGCGTCGGCCTGGTCACGCTGTCGGGCGGGCAGCGGCCGGCGGTGCGCATCCAGGCCGACACCAATGCACTCGCGTCCGTCGGCATCGGCCTGGACACGCTGCGCAGCGCCATCACTGCGGCCAACGCCAACAGTGCGAAGGGCAGCTTCGATGGCCCGAAGCGCTCTTACACCATCAATGCGAACGACCAGCTGGTCACCGCGGCCGACTACAAGAACCTGATCGTCGCGTGGAAGAACGGCGCGCCGGTGCGCATGACCGACGTGGCGCGCGTGGTCGACGGCGCCGAGAACACGCAGCTCGGCGCCTGGGCGGCGTTGAAGGGCGACGAGGCGAACGCCGAGGGCACCCTGCGTCCCGCGGTGATCCTCAACGTGCAGCGCCAGCCCGGCGCCAACGTGATCGCGACGGTCGACGCCATCCGCAAGCAACTGCCCGAGCTGCAGGCCTCGCTGCCCGGCGCCGTGCGCGTGGAGATCCTGTCGGACCGCACCACCGGCATCCGCGCGTCGGTGCACCACGTGCAGCTCGAGCTCATCCTGGCCGTCGTGCTGGTCGTGCTGGTGATCTTCTTCTTCCTGCACAACGTCCGCGCCACCATCATCGCCAGCATCGCCGTGCCGATCTCGCTCATCGGCAGCTGCGGGCTGATGTACCTGCTGGGCTATTCGCTCAACAACCTGAGCCTGATGGCGCTGACCATCGCGACCGGCTTCGTCGTGGACGACGCGATCGTGATGATCGAGAACATCGCGCGCTACCTGGAAGAGGGCGAGAAGCCCTTCGCCGCCGCCCTCAAGGGCGCGACGCAGATCGGCTTCACCATCATCTCGCTGACCGTCTCGCTCATCGCGGTGCTGATCCCGCTGCTCTTCATGAGCGACGTGGTGGGCCGGCTGTTCCGCGAGTTCGCCGTCACGCTGGCGATCACCATCCTGATCTCGGCGGTCGTTTCGCTCACGCTGGTGCCGATGATGTCGGCGCGCTGGCTCAAGCCCGAGGCGGAGCAGGGCGGCCGCTTCGGCCATGCCGTGCAGCGCTTCTTCGACCGCGTGATCGCGCGCTACGACATCTGGCTGCAGTGGGTGCTGCGCCACCAGCCGCTCACGCTGATCGTCGCCGTGGCCACGATGGCCCTCACGGTGCTCCTTTACGTCGCGATCCCCAAGGGCCTCTTCCCGACGCAGGACACCGGTCAGCTCAAGGGCCGCATCGAGGCGTCGCAGGACGTGTCGTACCTGCGCATGGCCGAGATCCAGCAGGCGGCCGCTAACGCCATTCTGCGCGACCCCGACGTGCGCAGCGTGAGTTCGGTGGTGGGTGTCGATGCGGCGAACAACACCACGCTCAACACCGGCAGCGTGTTGGTCAACCTGCGCGAAGGCCGCGGCGACCAGCAGGCCATCATGACGCGGTTGCGCGAGCGCGTCAGCCACGACGTGGCCGGCGCCAAGCTCTACCTGCAGCCCACGCAGGACCTGACCATCGACGCCGAGACCGGCCCCACCGAGTTCCGCGTGTCGCTCGAAGGCGTCGACACCGCGGCGGTCAACGGCTGGGCGAAGAAGCTGGTCGATCGCCTCGCGAAGGAACCGCTGGTGCGCAACGCGACCACCGATGCCGGTGCGCAGGGCCTCGCGGCCTACGTCGACATCGACCGCAACACCGCGTCGCGCCTGTCCGTCACGGCCAGCTCGGTCGACGATGCGCTCTACAGCGCCTTCGGCCAGCGCATCGTCTCGACCATCTTCACCGAGACGAACCAGTACCGCGTGATCCTCGAAGCACAGCGCGAAGGGCTCTCGTCGATCCAGGGCCTGGGCACGCTGCAGCTGCGCACCGGCGGCGGCACGGCCACGCCCCTGTCGTCCTTCGCGACGGTGCGCGAGCAGCTCGCGCCGCTGCAGGTCACGCGCGTGGCGCAGTACCCGGCGGCCACGGTCGGTTTCGACACGGCGCCCGGCGTCGCGCTCGGCAAATCGGTGTCGGCCATCCGCGCAGCGGCGCAGGAGATCGGCCTGCCGTCGAGCATCACGATGAACTTCCTCGGCGCCGCGGGCGCCTACGAGAAGTCGCTCTCCAACCAGCTGTGGCTCATCCTCGCGGCGGTGATCTGCGTGTACATCGTGCTGGGCGTGCTGTACGAGAGCTACGTGCACCCGCTCACGATCCTGTCGACGCTGCCCTCGGCCGGCGTCGGCGCGCTGCTGGCGCTGATGGTCACCGGCAACGACCTGGGCGTGATCGGCATCATCGGCATCATCCTCTTGATCGGCATCGTCAAGAAGAACGCGATCATGATGATCGACTTCGCGATCGATGCCGAGCGGCGACAGGGCAAGTCGCCGCAGGAGGCGATCCACCAGGCCGCGCTGCTGCGCTTCCGCCCGATCCTCATGACCACGCTGGCCGCGCTCTTCGCCGCCGTGCCGCTGATGCTGGGCTGGGGCGAGGGCGCCGAGCTGCGCCGGCCGCTGGGCCTGGCGATCTTCGGCGGGCTGGTGCTCAGCCAGATGCTCACGCTGTTCACCACGCCGGTGATCTACCTGGCCTTCGACCGCGTGGGGCGCCGCTTCTCGCGCCGCCGTGAAGCGGACGACCCCGAGGCCGCGACCGAAGCGCCATGA
- a CDS encoding efflux transporter outer membrane subunit, which yields MRARSSFLPTLMALAVAASLTACAVGPAYERPAMVSPGAWKEAPAAEGWLPAAPADAFERGPWWQLFGDAGLNALVERVQVSNQNIAIAVANYAQAQALVREARASLFPTVSLSGSAQRSGTRGAGDARGSASATLGADWAPDLWGKLRENVSSAQAQAQASEADLAAARLSAQGELASNYFSLREADAELALLAETLEGYERAYAITRNRYEAGIAAQSDVLQAQTQLVNTRADRVALQRTRDTYEHAIAVLVGVAPADFQLPVETAWTPVVPAVPLGVPSTLLQRRPDIAAAERAVAKANAQIGIARSAYYPSFSLSASLGRSASRVSDLFSASNTLWSIGLSAAQVLFDAGAIGAQVDAAKASYDASVASYRQTVLTAFQGVEDQLTATASLASQEALRREASAAADRTEQQILNRYRAGQVSYTEVVTAQASALSARRTVLQLQVNRQIAAVGLIQGLGGGWQAPG from the coding sequence ATGCGTGCCCGATCATCCTTCCTGCCCACCCTGATGGCGCTGGCTGTCGCCGCTTCGCTCACCGCCTGCGCGGTCGGGCCGGCGTACGAACGCCCGGCGATGGTGTCGCCCGGTGCCTGGAAGGAAGCGCCCGCGGCCGAAGGCTGGCTGCCGGCCGCACCGGCCGATGCGTTCGAGCGCGGCCCGTGGTGGCAGCTCTTCGGCGATGCCGGGCTCAACGCCCTGGTCGAGCGCGTGCAGGTGTCCAACCAGAACATCGCGATCGCGGTGGCGAACTACGCCCAGGCCCAGGCGCTGGTGCGCGAGGCGCGTGCGTCGTTGTTCCCGACGGTGTCGCTGTCGGGCAGCGCCCAGCGCAGCGGCACCCGTGGCGCCGGCGATGCGCGCGGCAGTGCCAGCGCCACGCTGGGGGCCGACTGGGCGCCCGACCTGTGGGGCAAGCTGCGCGAGAACGTCAGCAGCGCGCAGGCCCAGGCGCAGGCGAGCGAGGCCGACCTGGCCGCCGCGCGCCTGTCGGCGCAGGGCGAGCTCGCATCCAATTACTTCTCGCTGCGCGAGGCCGACGCCGAACTGGCGCTGCTGGCCGAGACGCTCGAAGGCTACGAGCGCGCCTACGCCATCACGCGCAACCGCTACGAGGCCGGCATCGCCGCGCAGAGCGACGTGCTGCAGGCGCAGACGCAACTGGTCAACACGCGTGCCGACCGCGTCGCGCTCCAGCGCACGCGCGACACCTACGAGCACGCCATCGCTGTGCTGGTCGGCGTTGCACCGGCCGACTTCCAGCTGCCGGTCGAGACGGCGTGGACGCCCGTCGTGCCCGCGGTGCCGCTGGGCGTGCCGTCGACGCTGCTGCAGCGCCGGCCCGACATCGCAGCGGCCGAGCGGGCCGTGGCCAAGGCCAATGCGCAGATCGGCATCGCGCGCTCGGCGTACTACCCCAGCTTCAGCCTGAGCGCGTCGCTCGGGCGTTCGGCCAGTCGCGTGTCCGACCTGTTCAGCGCATCGAACACGCTGTGGTCGATCGGCCTGTCGGCGGCGCAGGTGCTGTTCGATGCGGGCGCCATCGGCGCGCAGGTGGATGCGGCCAAGGCCTCGTACGACGCCTCGGTGGCGAGTTACCGGCAGACCGTGCTGACCGCCTTCCAGGGCGTCGAAGACCAGCTCACCGCCACCGCCAGCCTGGCCTCGCAGGAGGCCTTGCGCCGCGAGGCTTCGGCCGCCGCGGACCGCACCGAGCAGCAGATTCTCAACCGCTACCGCGCGGGCCAGGTGAGCTACACCGAGGTGGTCACGGCGCAGGCCTCGGCGCTCAGCGCCCGGCGCACGGTGCTGCAGTTGCAGGTCAACCGGCAGATCGCGGCGGTGGGGTTGATCCAGGGCCTGGGTGGCGGCTGGCAGGCGCCGGGTTGA
- a CDS encoding proteasome-type protease, translated as MTYCVGIKLNAGLVFLSDSRTNAGVDHISTFRKMIVYEQPGDRVMVLLSAGNLSISQSVREILQIEELRETQEDGEPGPPITIWNAKSMFDAARVLGAAVRHVYDRDAEALKHAGLDFNVSFVFGGQVKGEGMRLFLVYSAGNFIEATNETPYFQIGESKYGKPVLDRVLTPDTPLDEAAKCALVSMDSTMKSNLSVGLPLDLVVYEANRLETDKIVCLDANNPYYQMMHNSWGQKLREVFDSIEDPVWDGSASAHPLMMPAARHSPLRKISTPDEKLI; from the coding sequence ATGACTTACTGCGTAGGCATCAAACTCAACGCCGGACTGGTGTTCCTCTCCGACTCGCGCACGAACGCGGGCGTGGACCACATCAGCACCTTCCGCAAGATGATCGTCTACGAGCAGCCGGGCGACCGCGTCATGGTGCTGCTGTCGGCCGGCAACCTGAGCATCTCGCAGTCGGTGCGCGAAATCCTCCAGATCGAGGAGCTGCGCGAGACGCAGGAAGACGGCGAGCCCGGTCCGCCCATCACCATCTGGAACGCCAAGAGCATGTTCGATGCCGCGCGCGTGCTCGGCGCGGCCGTGCGGCACGTGTACGACCGCGACGCCGAAGCACTCAAGCACGCCGGACTGGACTTCAACGTGTCCTTCGTCTTCGGCGGCCAGGTCAAGGGTGAAGGCATGCGGCTCTTTCTCGTCTACTCGGCCGGCAACTTCATCGAGGCCACCAACGAGACGCCCTACTTCCAGATCGGCGAATCGAAGTACGGCAAGCCGGTGCTCGACCGCGTGCTCACGCCCGACACGCCGCTCGACGAGGCCGCCAAGTGCGCGCTGGTGTCGATGGATTCCACGATGAAGTCGAACCTCTCGGTGGGCCTTCCGCTCGACCTGGTGGTGTACGAGGCGAACCGCTTGGAGACCGACAAGATCGTCTGCCTGGACGCCAACAACCCGTACTACCAGATGATGCACAACAGCTGGGGCCAGAAGCTGCGCGAGGTGTTCGACAGCATCGAGGATCCGGTCTGGGACGGCAGCGCAAGTGCCCACCCGCTGATGATGCCGGCCGCGCGGCACAGCCCGCTGCGCAAGATCTCGACGCCGGACGAAAAACTGATCTAG
- a CDS encoding undecaprenyl-diphosphate phosphatase, translating to MDIVLLAKAAVMGIVEGLTEFLPISSTGHLILAGSLLGFDDAKAKVFDIAIQTGAIFAVILVYWQKIHSTVVALPRQAKARRLALNVLIGFLPAVVLGLLFGKVIKEHLFTPVVVATTFIIGGFIILWAEKRPPGSVRIENVDDMTPWDALKVGLVQCFAMIPGTSRSGSTIIGGMLLGLSRQAATDFSFFLAIPTLIGAGAYSLYKERALLSVADIPLFAVGLLFSFLSAWLCVRWLLRYISTHTFVPFAYYRIVFGIVVLATAWTGVVVWAE from the coding sequence GTGGATATCGTTTTGCTGGCCAAGGCCGCGGTCATGGGCATCGTCGAGGGGCTGACCGAGTTCCTGCCGATCTCGTCGACGGGTCACCTCATCCTCGCCGGGTCGCTGCTGGGCTTCGACGACGCGAAGGCCAAGGTGTTCGACATCGCGATCCAGACCGGCGCGATCTTCGCGGTCATCCTCGTGTATTGGCAGAAGATCCATTCGACCGTGGTCGCGCTGCCGCGGCAGGCCAAGGCCCGCCGGCTGGCGCTCAACGTGCTGATCGGCTTCCTGCCCGCCGTGGTGCTGGGGCTGCTGTTCGGCAAGGTGATCAAGGAACACCTGTTCACGCCCGTCGTGGTCGCCACCACCTTCATCATCGGCGGCTTCATCATCCTATGGGCCGAAAAACGGCCGCCGGGTTCGGTGCGCATCGAAAACGTCGACGACATGACGCCGTGGGATGCGCTCAAGGTCGGCCTGGTGCAGTGCTTCGCGATGATCCCCGGCACCAGTCGCAGCGGCTCGACCATCATCGGTGGCATGCTGCTCGGCCTGAGCCGCCAGGCCGCCACCGACTTTTCCTTCTTCCTCGCCATCCCGACACTGATCGGTGCCGGCGCGTACAGCCTCTACAAGGAACGCGCGCTGCTGTCGGTGGCCGACATCCCGCTCTTCGCGGTCGGGCTGCTGTTCTCGTTCCTGAGTGCCTGGCTCTGCGTGCGCTGGCTGCTCAGGTACATCAGCACGCACACCTTCGTGCCTTTCGCCTACTACCGCATCGTGTTCGGCATCGTGGTGCTGGCGACGGCGTGGACGGGGGTGGTGGTCTGGGCGGAGTGA
- a CDS encoding efflux RND transporter permease subunit, with the protein MNLSKPFVERPIATVLLTIGIALAGIMAFFVLPVSPLPQVDFPTISVSASLPGASPSTMASSVATPLERRLGVIPGVNELTSSSSNGSARVTLQFDLSRNIDSAAREVQAAINAARADLPSTLRSNPTYRKANPTAAPVVILTLTSKTRTPGQIYDAVSNIVSQRLSQVEGVGDVEIGGGSLPAVRVELEPYSLNRLGISTEDVRAAIQANNANRPKGAIESDDRRLQVYTPAPGLRAADYRDLVIAWRNNAAVRLRDVAEVIDSVENTRTVGLFNGQPAVIVLVTQQPGANIIETVDGVRKLIPELRAQLPADIEVQVASDRTNSIRSSLHEVELTLVISVVLVVLVVGVFLRRARATIIPAVATVVSLLGTFGVMHLLGFSLNNLSLMALTVATGFVVDDAIVVLENTQRHIENGMDRVSAALRGAREVGFTVLSISLSLVAVFIPLLFMGGQVGRLFREFAVTLSASVLISLVISLTTTPMMCAMLLRAENYYAGKRPGRISGPFMRWTERLWQWSLRLYGHSLDWALSAKLVVMAVLLAVIALNVYLFVAVPKGYFPQQDNGQLNAGLRADQSISSVALTAKLKEAVDIINADPAVDTVVGFAGGSRAGGGFMFVNLKPLAERKVKTQVVIDRLRPKLNQLTGLRVFLGPVQDLRMGGRQSNSTYQYTLKSDSLSDLRSWSNKLAERLKELPQLTDVDGESSDNGVETFVEVDRDAATRLGVTSSAVDNALYNAYGQRSVATIYNDLNQYSVIMEWAPRFQPAPIVLKDLYVPSTLSTTTTASGATTVSSVQNTTDAATGTSTTTSANPGARNSSAGQALASSTTNMVPLAAFAKLSERAVPSSISHEDTELSSTVSFSLADGVTLAEGQRLVKQAENDIAMPVNVRGSFSGTARAAEQSNAQQMLLIIAAIVVIYIVLGILYESLIHPITVLTTLPSAGVGAVLALLLFRMELSIIALIGLFLLIGIVKKNAIMIIDFALEAERSRGLSATEAVREACMLRFRPILMTTLAAILGALPLAIGFGQGAELRQPLGVAIVGGLIASQMLTLLTTPVVYVLMDKLRRRAPNEKHLARSEDVEGGAAAA; encoded by the coding sequence ATGAACCTGTCGAAGCCCTTCGTCGAGCGCCCGATCGCGACCGTCCTGCTGACGATCGGCATCGCGCTGGCCGGCATCATGGCCTTCTTCGTGCTGCCGGTGTCGCCCCTGCCGCAGGTCGACTTCCCGACGATCTCGGTGTCGGCCAGCCTGCCCGGCGCGAGCCCGAGCACCATGGCATCGAGCGTGGCCACGCCGCTGGAGCGGCGGCTGGGCGTGATACCGGGCGTCAACGAACTCACGTCGAGCAGCTCCAACGGCTCGGCCCGGGTCACGCTGCAGTTCGACCTGAGCCGCAATATCGACTCGGCCGCGCGCGAGGTGCAGGCCGCCATCAACGCCGCGCGCGCCGATTTGCCCTCAACGCTGCGCAGCAACCCGACCTACCGCAAGGCCAATCCGACTGCCGCGCCGGTGGTCATCCTGACGCTGACTTCGAAGACGCGCACGCCGGGGCAGATCTACGACGCGGTGTCGAACATCGTGAGCCAGCGCCTGTCGCAGGTCGAAGGCGTGGGCGACGTGGAGATCGGCGGCGGCTCGCTGCCGGCGGTGCGCGTCGAACTGGAGCCTTACTCGCTCAACCGCCTGGGCATCAGCACCGAGGACGTGCGCGCCGCCATCCAGGCCAACAACGCCAACCGGCCGAAGGGGGCGATCGAGAGCGACGACCGCCGGCTGCAGGTCTACACGCCCGCGCCGGGCCTGCGGGCGGCGGACTACCGCGACCTCGTGATCGCCTGGCGCAACAACGCGGCCGTGCGGTTGCGCGACGTGGCCGAGGTGATCGACAGCGTCGAGAACACCCGTACCGTGGGCTTGTTCAACGGCCAGCCGGCGGTGATCGTGCTGGTCACGCAGCAGCCCGGCGCGAACATCATCGAGACGGTCGACGGGGTGCGCAAGCTCATTCCCGAGCTGCGCGCGCAGCTGCCGGCGGACATCGAGGTGCAAGTCGCCTCGGACCGCACCAACTCCATCCGCTCCTCGCTGCACGAGGTCGAGCTGACGCTGGTCATCTCGGTGGTTCTGGTGGTGCTGGTGGTGGGCGTGTTTCTGCGCCGTGCGCGCGCGACCATCATCCCGGCGGTGGCGACCGTCGTGTCGCTGCTCGGCACCTTCGGCGTGATGCACCTGCTGGGCTTCTCGCTCAACAACCTGAGCCTGATGGCGCTGACCGTCGCCACCGGGTTCGTGGTGGACGACGCCATCGTGGTGCTGGAGAACACGCAGCGCCACATCGAGAACGGCATGGACCGCGTGTCGGCGGCGCTGCGCGGTGCGCGCGAAGTCGGCTTCACGGTGCTGTCGATCAGCCTGTCGCTGGTGGCGGTGTTCATCCCCCTGCTGTTCATGGGCGGGCAGGTGGGACGGCTGTTCCGCGAATTCGCGGTCACGCTGTCGGCGTCGGTGCTGATTTCGCTGGTGATCTCGCTCACCACCACCCCGATGATGTGCGCGATGCTGCTGCGCGCCGAGAACTACTACGCCGGCAAGCGGCCGGGCCGCATCAGCGGGCCCTTCATGCGCTGGACCGAGCGCCTGTGGCAGTGGAGCCTGCGCCTGTACGGCCACAGCCTCGACTGGGCGTTGTCGGCCAAGCTGGTGGTGATGGCGGTGCTGCTGGCCGTGATCGCGCTCAACGTGTACCTCTTCGTCGCGGTGCCCAAGGGCTATTTTCCGCAGCAGGACAACGGGCAGCTCAACGCCGGGCTACGCGCCGACCAGAGCATCTCGTCGGTGGCGCTCACCGCCAAGCTGAAGGAGGCGGTCGACATCATCAACGCCGACCCGGCGGTCGACACGGTGGTAGGCTTCGCGGGCGGCTCGCGCGCCGGCGGCGGCTTCATGTTCGTCAACCTCAAGCCGCTGGCCGAGCGCAAGGTCAAGACCCAGGTGGTGATCGACCGCCTGCGTCCCAAGCTCAACCAGCTGACCGGGCTGCGCGTGTTCCTCGGCCCGGTGCAGGACCTGCGCATGGGTGGGCGGCAGAGCAACTCGACCTACCAGTACACGCTCAAGAGCGACAGCCTGAGCGACCTGCGCAGCTGGTCGAACAAGCTGGCCGAGCGGCTCAAGGAGCTGCCGCAGCTCACCGACGTCGATGGTGAATCGTCGGACAACGGCGTCGAGACCTTCGTCGAGGTCGACCGTGATGCGGCGACGCGCCTGGGCGTGACGTCGAGCGCCGTCGACAACGCGCTCTACAACGCCTACGGCCAGCGCTCGGTGGCGACCATCTACAACGACCTCAACCAGTACTCGGTCATCATGGAATGGGCGCCGCGTTTCCAGCCCGCGCCGATCGTGCTGAAGGACCTGTACGTGCCCTCGACGCTCAGCACCACCACGACCGCGAGCGGCGCCACCACGGTGAGCTCGGTGCAGAACACCACCGACGCGGCCACCGGCACCTCGACCACCACCTCGGCCAACCCCGGTGCGCGCAACTCGTCGGCCGGCCAGGCCCTGGCGTCGAGCACCACCAACATGGTGCCGCTGGCGGCCTTCGCAAAGCTGAGCGAGCGTGCGGTGCCCAGCTCCATCAGCCACGAAGACACCGAGCTGTCGAGCACGGTGTCGTTCAGCCTGGCCGACGGCGTGACCCTGGCCGAAGGCCAGCGGCTGGTGAAGCAGGCCGAGAACGACATCGCCATGCCGGTCAACGTGCGCGGCAGTTTCTCGGGCACGGCGCGTGCGGCGGAGCAGTCCAACGCGCAGCAGATGCTCTTGATCATCGCGGCCATCGTCGTGATCTACATCGTGCTGGGCATCCTGTACGAAAGCCTGATCCACCCGATCACGGTGCTGACCACGCTGCCTTCGGCCGGCGTGGGCGCGGTGCTGGCGCTGCTGCTGTTCCGCATGGAGCTGTCGATCATCGCGTTGATCGGGCTGTTCCTCCTGATCGGCATCGTGAAGAAGAACGCCATCATGATCATCGACTTCGCGCTGGAGGCCGAACGTTCGCGCGGCCTGTCGGCCACCGAGGCGGTGCGCGAAGCCTGCATGCTGCGATTCCGCCCGATCCTGATGACCACGCTGGCGGCGATCCTCGGCGCCCTGCCGCTCGCCATCGGCTTCGGCCAGGGCGCCGAACTGCGGCAACCGCTGGGCGTGGCGATCGTCGGCGGGCTGATCGCCAGCCAGATGCTCACGCTGCTGACGACGCCGGTGGTCTACGTGCTGATGGACAAGCTGCGCCGGCGGGCGCCCAACGAGAAACATCTCGCGCGCAGCGAGGACGTCGAAGGTGGCGCCGCAGCGGCCTGA